The following coding sequences lie in one Candidatus Eremiobacterota bacterium genomic window:
- a CDS encoding TRAM domain-containing protein, whose product MERLTPAEIAGGAVGLIVGLLIAFLIKGIVFELISDFGRAGTYVAIVLYLIVAIFAAYLGARIGAKIRIVPVPRSIAGNSTDATLKLVDTSTIVDGRIVEIVESGFLEGELIVPRFVLRELQAISDSVDPLKRTRGRRGFDVLSRLQELAAVEISERDFDDMAPGNVDARLVRLAQELGAKLVTNDYNLNRIAHVEGVSVLNVNELANAVKPVVLPGEELHVAVIREGKEFHQGIGYFEDGTMIVVEHGRRLIGEETDVIVTSVLQTVAGRMIFARPKREGVVS is encoded by the coding sequence ATGGAGCGATTGACCCCCGCCGAGATCGCCGGCGGCGCCGTCGGTTTGATCGTCGGGTTGCTCATCGCGTTCCTCATTAAAGGCATTGTCTTCGAGCTCATTTCCGATTTCGGGCGCGCCGGAACGTATGTCGCCATCGTGCTCTATCTGATCGTCGCGATTTTTGCCGCATATTTGGGTGCGCGTATCGGTGCCAAAATACGCATCGTTCCCGTTCCGCGTAGCATCGCCGGTAATTCGACCGACGCTACCCTCAAGCTCGTCGATACTTCGACGATTGTCGACGGACGAATCGTCGAAATCGTCGAGAGCGGTTTCCTTGAGGGCGAGCTCATCGTCCCCCGCTTCGTCTTGCGCGAGCTTCAGGCGATCTCCGATTCGGTGGATCCGCTCAAGCGTACGCGCGGCCGGCGCGGGTTCGATGTGCTCAGCCGCCTGCAAGAGCTAGCCGCCGTCGAGATTAGCGAACGAGATTTCGACGATATGGCGCCCGGTAACGTCGATGCGCGCCTGGTCCGTTTGGCACAAGAGCTCGGTGCGAAGCTCGTGACCAACGATTATAACTTGAACCGAATCGCCCACGTCGAAGGCGTCTCCGTCCTGAACGTCAACGAGCTTGCCAACGCCGTTAAACCGGTCGTGCTGCCGGGCGAGGAACTGCACGTCGCGGTAATCCGCGAGGGCAAAGAGTTTCATCAAGGGATCGGCTATTTTGAAGACGGCACGATGATCGTCGTAGAGCACGGACGGCGGTTGATTGGCGAGGAAACCGACGTCATCGTCACCAGCGTGCTGCAAACCGTTGCGGGGAGGATGATTTTCGCGCGTCCCAAACGCGAAGGCGTCGTTTCGTGA
- the hemW gene encoding radical SAM family heme chaperone HemW, which yields MLGVYVHLPFCPYLCPYCDFAKWPLRQSAAQRYLDALGAEIEREPSFKVSTIYLGGGTPNAYDAPTIAALLARLQLRLYGATELSIEVNPELVRDDDFAAYRQAGITRLSIGVQSFEPNEIQTLGRKHTVAQIERVVALAREAKLQSISVDLMFAVPGQTPESWRRSLRAAIALDVDHVSAYGLTIEDGTPYAAWHAREPAVFFDGDREGELYEIALETLEAAGYEQYEISNFAREGHRCEHNCNYWANGDYIGLGVGAASYRAGVRSVHTRSLSEYIDAALAGQPIPSQAERLHGRKRVGEAVMLALRTAQGVRLSEFKERYGVDVMADYAPVVSRFAQTGLLERVGDAVRLTQRGRFLANDVCGAFITFE from the coding sequence ATGCTCGGCGTCTACGTTCACCTTCCCTTTTGTCCGTATCTCTGTCCCTATTGCGATTTCGCGAAGTGGCCGCTGCGCCAAAGCGCCGCGCAGCGATATCTCGACGCACTCGGTGCCGAGATCGAGCGCGAACCGAGCTTCAAGGTTTCGACGATCTATCTTGGCGGCGGCACGCCGAACGCGTACGATGCGCCGACGATCGCAGCGCTTCTAGCGCGTCTACAGTTGCGGCTTTACGGCGCTACCGAGCTTTCGATCGAAGTAAACCCCGAGCTCGTTCGCGACGACGACTTCGCCGCGTATCGTCAGGCGGGAATTACGCGCCTTTCGATCGGCGTGCAGTCGTTCGAGCCCAACGAAATTCAAACGCTCGGGCGAAAGCACACCGTCGCGCAGATCGAGCGCGTCGTCGCGCTCGCGCGCGAGGCAAAGCTTCAATCCATCTCGGTCGACTTGATGTTCGCGGTGCCGGGGCAAACGCCCGAGAGCTGGCGGCGCAGCTTGCGCGCCGCTATCGCGCTCGACGTCGATCACGTTTCCGCGTATGGTCTGACGATCGAGGACGGTACGCCGTATGCGGCTTGGCATGCGCGGGAGCCTGCCGTTTTTTTTGACGGCGATCGCGAAGGCGAGCTTTATGAAATCGCCCTCGAAACGCTCGAGGCTGCCGGTTACGAGCAGTATGAAATTAGCAACTTCGCGCGGGAAGGGCATCGTTGCGAGCATAACTGCAACTATTGGGCGAACGGCGACTACATCGGGCTCGGCGTCGGCGCGGCATCGTATCGTGCCGGCGTCCGAAGCGTCCATACGCGCTCGCTTTCAGAATACATCGACGCGGCACTCGCGGGGCAACCGATTCCGTCGCAAGCCGAGCGACTGCACGGTCGCAAGCGCGTGGGGGAGGCGGTCATGCTTGCATTGAGGACCGCGCAGGGGGTTCGACTAAGCGAGTTCAAAGAACGATACGGGGTCGATGTCATGGCCGATTACGCTCCCGTCGTAAGTCGGTTCGCGCAAACGGGATTGCTCGAGCGGGTTGGAGACGCCGTGCGACTGACGCAGCGAGGTCGATTCCTTGCCAACGATGTTTGCGGAGCCTTCATAACATTCGAGTAA
- the plsX gene encoding phosphate acyltransferase PlsX, whose product MGRARIAVDAMGGDHAPHEIVAGALLAAAEFEADVLLVGDEARVRPLLKGPGAERVQQIHAPEAVAMDLSPSIALRSCERTSLGVAVGLVKRGEADAVVSAGNSGAFLAIALIKLRPIEGISRPAIATVWPALDGPTVLLDSGANVDCKPEWLEQFAIMGSAYAKGVLNVANPRVGILSVGEERSKGNQLVLEAARLLESAPVRFIGNVEGSDLFHNLADVIVADGFVGNVVLKTGEGMIADLARIMRDTLLGGGLLTKIGTAMLAPALKQLRKRFDYETYGGAPLLGLRGNCIVTHGRASRNAIKHAIGAAVQEVNHDVVGKISELIVPHLAAT is encoded by the coding sequence ATGGGTCGAGCGCGTATTGCGGTCGATGCGATGGGAGGCGACCACGCCCCCCATGAAATTGTCGCGGGCGCTCTGCTTGCGGCCGCGGAGTTCGAAGCCGACGTTCTGCTGGTCGGCGACGAGGCACGCGTTCGTCCGCTTCTCAAGGGTCCCGGTGCGGAGCGTGTCCAGCAAATTCACGCGCCTGAAGCGGTGGCAATGGACCTCTCACCATCCATCGCGCTTCGATCGTGCGAGCGCACCTCGTTGGGCGTCGCCGTCGGGCTGGTGAAGCGCGGTGAGGCCGACGCAGTAGTCTCCGCCGGTAATAGCGGCGCCTTCTTGGCCATCGCACTGATCAAGCTGCGACCAATCGAAGGCATCTCGCGCCCCGCCATCGCCACCGTTTGGCCGGCGCTCGACGGCCCGACCGTTCTGCTCGACTCGGGCGCGAATGTCGATTGTAAGCCCGAGTGGCTCGAACAGTTCGCAATCATGGGATCGGCCTATGCGAAAGGCGTGCTGAATGTCGCCAACCCGCGCGTTGGCATCCTCTCCGTGGGCGAGGAGCGGAGCAAGGGCAATCAGCTGGTGCTCGAGGCCGCGCGCCTTTTGGAGTCGGCACCGGTTCGATTCATCGGTAACGTCGAGGGAAGCGATCTCTTTCACAACCTCGCCGACGTCATCGTCGCCGACGGTTTTGTCGGCAACGTTGTGCTCAAGACCGGCGAAGGCATGATTGCGGATTTAGCTCGCATCATGCGAGACACACTCCTGGGCGGGGGTTTACTCACCAAGATAGGTACGGCGATGTTGGCACCGGCGCTCAAGCAGCTTCGCAAACGCTTCGACTACGAAACGTACGGAGGGGCGCCCCTTTTGGGATTGCGCGGAAACTGTATCGTGACGCACGGTAGAGCGAGTCGTAACGCGATCAAGCATGCAATCGGCGCGGCCGTTCAGGAAGTCAATCACGACGTCGTGGGAAAGATTAGCGAGCTCATCGTACCGCACCTCGCTGCCACCTAA
- a CDS encoding 50S ribosomal protein L28 — protein sequence MAKRCEICGKGPKAGNNVSHAMNKTKRRWLPNLQSVRVDDRGVHRTARVCTGCLRSNRVTRRA from the coding sequence ATGGCAAAGCGGTGTGAAATTTGCGGAAAAGGCCCAAAAGCCGGCAACAACGTCAGTCACGCTATGAATAAGACGAAGCGTCGCTGGCTGCCAAATCTACAATCGGTCCGCGTCGACGATCGCGGCGTTCACCGCACCGCGCGCGTCTGCACCGGCTGCCTTCGCTCGAATCGAGTCACGCGCCGCGCCTAG
- the thiL gene encoding thiamine-phosphate kinase — translation MTEDEVIAKIAELCRVTGNGVKLGIGDDAALWQPSRSHRSAISSDMLVEDVDFTRDAMSLRDAGWRAMAANLSDLAAMGARPVLGTVALGFSLGSSCEEILELYSGIAACAARFKLAIVGGDLSRARGLTIAVTVVGEVRTSNVKLRDGGRPGQVLAVTGPLGAARAGLELTRDPAATNVEGREEAIEAFRRPQPRVAEGKFLGASRNVTAMTDLSDGLSTDVHRLAAASGCGATLEGVPVAVSARAVAQLHGEDADDFALKGGDDFELLVAIRPRAFGHLARCYEKRFGRELCRVGALSTERGVTYRGKTLEPSGWDHFAQQAAT, via the coding sequence GTGACCGAAGACGAGGTCATTGCGAAGATAGCCGAGCTCTGTCGCGTGACAGGGAATGGCGTCAAGCTTGGCATCGGCGACGACGCGGCGCTGTGGCAGCCCTCACGCTCGCACCGCAGCGCCATCTCGAGCGACATGTTGGTAGAAGACGTCGACTTTACCCGGGATGCGATGTCGCTCCGAGACGCCGGATGGCGCGCTATGGCGGCAAATTTGAGCGATCTTGCTGCGATGGGTGCGCGGCCCGTGTTGGGAACCGTTGCTCTGGGTTTTTCTCTCGGGTCGAGTTGCGAGGAGATCCTCGAACTCTATAGCGGTATCGCGGCTTGCGCGGCGCGGTTTAAGCTCGCGATCGTTGGAGGGGATCTTTCCCGCGCGCGCGGGCTGACGATTGCCGTGACGGTCGTCGGCGAAGTCCGTACCTCGAATGTAAAGTTGCGCGACGGCGGAAGGCCCGGCCAGGTGCTTGCCGTTACCGGTCCGCTGGGCGCTGCGCGAGCCGGCCTCGAGCTGACACGCGATCCCGCGGCGACGAACGTCGAAGGACGCGAAGAAGCGATCGAAGCATTTCGCCGGCCTCAGCCGCGAGTTGCGGAAGGAAAGTTTCTCGGGGCCAGCCGCAACGTCACCGCGATGACCGATCTTTCAGACGGCTTATCGACCGACGTTCATCGGCTGGCAGCCGCAAGCGGATGCGGCGCAACGCTCGAAGGCGTCCCGGTCGCCGTATCGGCCCGCGCGGTAGCGCAGTTGCACGGAGAAGACGCCGATGATTTCGCTCTAAAGGGCGGCGACGATTTCGAACTGCTCGTCGCAATCCGGCCGCGCGCATTCGGCCACCTAGCGAGGTGTTACGAGAAACGTTTTGGACGCGAGTTATGCAGGGTTGGCGCGCTAAGCACCGAGCGCGGTGTCACTTATCGTGGAAAGACTTTGGAACCTTCGGGCTGGGATCACTTCGCGCAACAGGCTGCCACCTAG
- the rpe gene encoding ribulose-phosphate 3-epimerase: protein MPILAPSLLSADFARIAEQVASVENAGAQYLHLDVMDGHFVPNITWGPKIISDLRNLSPLVFDAHLMIAEPERYVDEFRRAGCDRITFHLEATSHAQRLLTHIRDSGAKPGVAICPQTPVAMLQDIIEDCETVLVMSVNPGFGGQRFIPRALEKVREARALLDRRNTACLIEVDGGVDAENAQALVEAGADVLVMGSAIFGQADPGEALRRIRARLA, encoded by the coding sequence GTGCCGATCCTCGCGCCGTCGTTGTTGTCTGCCGATTTTGCGCGAATTGCCGAACAGGTAGCGAGCGTGGAGAATGCCGGCGCGCAGTATCTGCATCTCGACGTTATGGACGGCCACTTCGTGCCGAACATCACCTGGGGTCCGAAGATCATCAGCGACTTGCGGAATCTTTCGCCGCTCGTATTCGATGCGCATTTGATGATCGCCGAACCCGAGCGATACGTGGACGAATTCCGCCGCGCCGGATGCGATCGCATAACGTTCCATTTGGAAGCAACGTCTCACGCTCAACGGCTGCTGACGCATATTCGCGACTCCGGCGCGAAGCCGGGCGTCGCCATCTGTCCGCAAACGCCGGTTGCAATGCTGCAAGACATCATCGAGGATTGCGAGACCGTACTCGTGATGAGCGTCAATCCCGGCTTTGGCGGGCAACGCTTCATCCCGCGGGCATTGGAGAAGGTCCGTGAGGCACGCGCGCTGCTCGATCGCCGAAATACGGCGTGTTTGATCGAGGTGGACGGCGGAGTCGACGCCGAGAACGCTCAGGCTCTCGTCGAGGCCGGCGCCGACGTGCTGGTCATGGGCTCGGCGATTTTCGGCCAAGCGGATCCGGGTGAGGCGCTGCGCCGGATTCGCGCACGCTTGGCGTGA
- a CDS encoding PASTA domain-containing protein — protein sequence MIFVAVVVWFGRQIYDFLLPSSATVTVPSFIGQTLTDANAEVQRLKLSSAVVDHQISDRYPKDVVVMQRPDAGEQVRQGRQVSFVISDGIVARLMPDLRYQSMREVELDLSHAHLQLGRITYGRSDVIPEEHVISQDPAPLQSVHEGDTVSLVVSRGGRANVLVPDFVGLTIDQARTLAADAGIKLGQVVWTPLGRNGPPHGIVARQVPPPRAKIASYDPVALQVSAGPNESGYIVRQVHVLVSVPEPDNVVNGQQLDVRLSLTDETGRYDFYHAFAEPGQKLDFTVAAVGTSLLDMYVNNTLVGEERLGTEPPKVYGSPGPSPTPSPF from the coding sequence GTGATTTTCGTTGCCGTCGTGGTCTGGTTCGGACGTCAGATTTACGACTTTCTCCTTCCGTCGTCGGCGACGGTGACCGTCCCGTCCTTCATCGGTCAGACGCTGACCGATGCCAACGCTGAAGTCCAGCGACTAAAACTCAGCTCGGCGGTCGTGGATCATCAGATTAGCGATCGCTATCCCAAAGACGTCGTCGTTATGCAGCGCCCCGATGCCGGCGAACAAGTCCGTCAGGGGCGCCAAGTCTCGTTCGTCATCAGCGATGGGATCGTGGCGCGCCTCATGCCCGATTTGCGCTATCAATCGATGCGTGAGGTCGAGCTCGATCTATCGCATGCCCATCTGCAGCTAGGGCGGATCACGTACGGTCGAAGCGACGTTATTCCAGAGGAGCACGTGATTTCGCAAGATCCGGCTCCGCTGCAGAGCGTTCACGAGGGCGATACGGTTTCGCTCGTCGTAAGCCGTGGCGGACGCGCGAACGTGCTCGTGCCCGATTTCGTCGGTTTGACGATCGACCAGGCTCGGACGCTGGCCGCCGACGCGGGCATCAAGCTCGGTCAGGTCGTCTGGACCCCGTTGGGGCGGAATGGTCCACCGCACGGCATCGTTGCGCGACAGGTGCCGCCCCCGCGCGCAAAGATTGCGTCCTACGATCCCGTAGCTCTGCAAGTTAGCGCCGGCCCAAATGAATCGGGATACATCGTTCGCCAGGTTCACGTCCTCGTTTCGGTTCCCGAGCCCGACAACGTTGTTAACGGTCAGCAACTGGACGTGCGGCTCTCGTTGACCGACGAAACCGGACGATACGATTTTTACCATGCATTTGCCGAGCCGGGACAGAAACTCGATTTTACGGTGGCGGCCGTCGGGACGTCGCTGCTCGACATGTACGTTAACAACACGCTGGTTGGAGAAGAGCGCCTGGGCACGGAACCACCGAAGGTTTACGGCAGCCCCGGTCCATCACCGACACCATCGCCGTTCTAG